The Pseudopipra pipra isolate bDixPip1 chromosome 4, bDixPip1.hap1, whole genome shotgun sequence DNA segment ctccGGGGGGACCCGGCCACCCCGCTGGAGGCTCCCTCCTGGAATCCTGCTTTAATTTGATTTTCCCGGAGGCCTGGCATGCGGCGCTGCGTGTGCGTCCTGccccgtgtgtgtgtgtctgtgtgtctgtgagtgtgtagGTTAAcgaaaaataaacaaacagcactttttttccctccggTGCTCTCCGGGAGGGATGCGGCGGGAATGCCGATGAAAGCGCgtgctgtgggaagggacaTTCCTGGCATTGCTGAGCTCCTCGTGCAACGCGTGGGCCCGGGCCCAAATTGGAGGAATTGGAGGAAGGAGCCGTGAGCGTCGGGGACCTGGGGAGGCCCCGTTGCTGCTCAGTGTTTACTCGCAGAGCTTAAATTAATGCTGTCTGCTGACATCaggggttctttttttttttttttccccggaTTCCCAAGGAAACCGAGGCCGGGTGCGAGCGCAGCCTCTGCGTACGTGCGTGTCCCTCCTCGCCGCCTGAGTTCAGCCAGATTCCACAGGGATCCCAAAAGCTGCGGGATAATTAGTTTACTTAATTTTACATCCGTTGAGAAGGCGGTCGATGGGCGGGAGGAATCAATGGGGAGAGAAAAGCCTGGGTTTGTCTGTGTGGCTGCACAGCCACGTCAGACAGGAGAATCCCCAGGGGAGAGATGTTCTGGTAGCACCCGAATCATGGGGTGGATATCACTGGGATCTGGGAGACGTGGAGCTGTGGGAAAAACCAGCTCTATCCATCCACTTTTCCCTCCCATCTCTGGTTTGCTCCGTTGTTGCCCAACGTTTGTGGTGGCTCTGGTGAGGATCTCTGGAGGATCTGGCAGCTGATGTTTCTCCATCAACTCTATTTTTTGGCAGACTTTTTTTTGGGAATTGATGATCCTGGGTGATGAGTTCTGGCTGATGATAAGCACAGGACGTTTTTCGTGGTGCCCTGGGTTgctgtaaaaaaaccctctcctcGCTCCCTTTTCcgcaggttttctccaaaatctTCAGCCACGAGGCGCTGGAGAGTTACCTCCCCAAGATCCAGCTGGTGATCAAGGACACCCTCCGTGCCTGGAGCAGCAACCCCGAGCCCATCAACGTGTACCACGAGGCGCAGAAGCTGACGTTCCGCATGGCCATCCGCGTCCTGCTGGGCTTCCGCATCCCCGACGAGGAGCTCGGCCGCCTCTTCGAGGTCTACCAGCAGTTCGTGGAGAACGTCTTCTCCCTGCCCGTGGACCTGCCCTTCAGTGGCTACAGGAGGGTGAGAGATCGGGGATGGGTCCCCCACCAATCTGGGGTTAAGGGGGTGGTGGTCGATCCGCCCCTCTCCGGGTTCTCCTCGCCCTCCGACCTCTAGGGATGAGTCCGTTTGGGGTTTggtggagaagaagaaaaagatctgTCCGTTGAGTGGTTTGTTGCAGAATACAATCAGGACTGGCCcaaattgaattatttttattcaatttttattttattcgAGTGTATTTTTATCTCGCTCGGCGATTTTCCCGCGTTTTTGTAGTTTGTGGGACCCTTCTCCTTTTAATTCCcgccctgtccctgcagctcagcagctcagCAGACCTTCTAATTCCAAATACCATTCTAGTTTTTTGATGGAtgatgcagaaagaaaacataccAAAAAAtcacagaccaaaaaaaccaaaaaaaccccccaaaaaccaaaacctttttaatatttttttcacgGGGAATTTTGGCAACAGAAATTCCGGGGAGgttcaaatttatttttgtgatatcactgcaattttttttttttttttcactgatattTGACCACGTAGATGAGCCCAAGCACTTGCAAGCCCTGAAGCACTTGCAGGAGCAGGTTAACCCAGTGCAGCTGCACTCCCATAGGAATTGCTTTACTGGGACCAGGTGATAAAACTGCTTGGGAAGACCATTATGCTCCTGGGGAAGAGGATCCTTTGGGATGAATTGGCTTTCCTTTGAGAGGCAATTTTCCCAGGGGCTGCCACGCATCCCAGGGCGAGCCAGGGGCCTGTGAACTGGTGCAGCACTGGGGCTCCCACAGCAGACCTGTCATTTACACCTAGGTGCTGATTACTCCTGCCTGTAATCTCAGCTCCTCGGGCTTTActcctcctgcccagggaaCCACCTCAGCGTCTTTATGCTCCTCTTTGAGCGTCTGCAATCGCGCTTTTATTACTCAGCCACGTTGTCCCGGGgatggtgctggtggtgctggcgTGGGCTGATGGTTTCCTGCTCCACAGGGAATCCGGGCACGGGAGACACTGCAGAAGGGGCTGGAAAAAGCCATCCAGGAGAAACTGCAGAACACGCAGGGCAAGGACTACGCCGATGCCTTGGACATCCTGATAGAGAGCGGGAAAGAGCACGGGAAGGAGTTGACCATGCAGGAGCTGAAGGTAAAGATCTCCCCGTGGACACCTTGCCGTGCTCGGGGGCTCCCCCGAGAGCAaggctgagctgctccagggaggaatttttggggcagagctgggatggtCAGGGGATCACAATGTGTTGGTGGAGCTGCAGGTGAATCCTGGTCTGGTGGATTACGGTGCCGACAAACCAGTTGTTCCGTTTGCAGGTTGTGCTCAGCCCTTTCTAGAAAGAATTTCGTAGAATTGTGGGATCAtgaaggttggaagagacttctgaggtcatcgagtccaacctgtgacccaacaCCCCCATCCCCACCAAACCAATATcatgaaatggtttgggttttgaacacttccagggttggtgactccaccactgccctgggcagcctgttccagtgcttgaccactcttctcttccagtgaagaaatttttcctgatgtccaacctgaacctctcctggcacaactgAAGCTTTCAGCCCTGACCAGCTTCACCCCTTGCCCCCTTCCCCTTCCACGGTGCCTCCTTTGCAGGGCATGTGAGCCCTCAGCAGGTTGTTCCCTGCAGCAAGGTCAGGGCAAAAATTGTCCATGATGTGCTGTCAAGATCCATCCTCAGGGCTTTTTCTCCATTCTGTCTGGTCCTCAGCATCCTCTGAGGCTTTGTGGGAAGCTTCCCATGGTGGTTTTCCCAGCCCTGACCCTGCACAAAGAGTGATCTTGCAGTTAGACATGAgcaagctgtggctgcccctggatccctggaagtgtccaaggccaggttggacggggcttggagcaacctgggctagtggaaggtgtccctgcccacgacagggggtgggactggatgatctttgaggtcttttctgacccaaaccattccatgattctgtgactgtgactGATTGTACCCTCATGAGGTAACTTGGCCCCTTTGGACCTTAAATCCTTGGTTGAGCGGCTGTTTTTTGGGAGATGTTGTGGCTACCCCATtgctggaagtgtccaaggccaggttggacagggcttggagcaacctgggctagtggaaggtgtccctgcctgtggcaggggcatggaatgagatgatctttaaggtccttcctacccaaaccatCTATGGTTCAATGCCCAGGCTGGAGAGCTGTTGAGTACTAAGATGGCCCGTGGCAGCCTCTGTGCCTGACCCGTGACATTCCATGGACGCTGCCCTACCTGTCCACACTCTCCTCTCACCCTGGCTCTTCCCTTGTCTCCCAGGATGGCACCCTGGAGCTGATCTTCGCCGCCTACGCCACCACGGCCAGCGCCAGCACCTCCCTCATCATGCAGCTCCTCAAACACCCCCGAGTGCTGGAGAAGCTGCGGGAGGAGCTCAGGAGCAAAGGGATCCTCCACAACGGCTGCATCTGCGAGGGCTCCCTGCGGCTCGACAACATCAGCAGCCTCCACTACCTGGACTGTGTCATCAAGGAGGTGCTTCGGCTCTTCACCCCCATCTCCGGCGGGTACCGGACGGTGCTGCAGACCTTCGAGCTGGATGTGAGTGCTGAGGGACACggggggcagggactgagctctgcactggggggaccagggacagcacccagggaatggctggagctgtggcagggtcaggttggatctcagcaaaaggttcttcccccagaggctggttgggcactgcccaggctccccagggcagtgggcacagccccaaggctgccagagctccaggagggtttggctgatcctctggggcacagggggggactcttggggctgggcctgtgcagggctgagggttgggctggatggtccttgggggtcccttccagctcaggatgttcTGGGATCTGTGAAAtcctggctgggctgagctgggtggaaggagatgcctCCCCTCATGTTCATGGTCCTTTTATTTGTAGAAGGGGAGTGAGGTACTGACCAGCAAAACAGGTTGGAAAATCAGCTTAGCCAGGATGGTGGAGACATTCCTGACCAGGACAAGGCAGGATTGGGATTGTCCTCCTCTTACATGTGCTCTTTGAGCTGTGCAGGACACatttggctgatcctctggggcacagggtgggactcttggggatgggcctgtgcagggctgagtgTTGGACTggctgatccttgtgggtcccttccagctcaacatattctgggattctgggatccCTCTGGAGTGCAGCTGCACCGTGAGCTCCCCAAACCGGCCTTTCACTTGTTGGAAATCTTACTTGAGCCTGGCTTAGATGAGACCTCAGAGAGGATAAATTAGGCCCTGCTAGTGATGGGAGATGGATTTGCCCTGGATTCCTCAGGAATCTGGCTcatggcagggaaggaggggacGGGTGTGAAGCTTCAAAGCTCGACCCATGACAAGTGTTTGACGCCAAAATCCCAGCTGGGGTGTGACAAGGGAAAGGTTTACTGCAAAGGGCATCTCCAGGCTGCTGGATGACAGGGGGATTACTCACCACCGTGGCTGGAATTTCCtaccagcaaaacaaaaccttcaGGCCGGGCTCGGCGCTGTAAATCCTCCTAAGGCGGCGATTTGAGTCAGAAACCCTTCAAAGTGCTCAGGGGATGATAAATCCGCCCCGATTCTCATCGCCCAGGCCCTGACATGAGTGTTGGGTGTGTGGGGCTGACAGGCAGCGGGGTGTGGGATGCTCTGGGGTGCTCTGGGAGGGCTGGTTGGCACGTGGGGCACGGCGTGGATGTGGGAGAAGCCGCTTCCCTCTGCTCGGGGGTTCCTGGTAGGAGACTCCTGCCAGTGACCACAAAGCAATAAATAGCAGTAGATCATCCCGTGGGTCCCTGGGATAGAGGGAGGAGTAAATCCAGGATTCCCATCCCATCTCCAAGCCCTTTGTGCTGCGCTCTCTGGTTTTCCTTTAAATCTGCGCCACGTTGGAGTAACAAACCCAAAGGAATGGGAATAagcagggaaaactgtgagagtggtgaggccctggaacaggttcccaatgtccaacctgaacctcccctggcacaactgaAGCTTTCAGCCCTGACCAGCTtcacccctttcccccttccccttccacGGCTCCTCCTTTGCAGGGCCCGTGAGCCCTCAGCAGGTTGTTCCCTGCAGCAGGGTCAGGGCATAAATTGTCCATGATGTGCTGTCAGGAGCCATTCCCAGGGCTTTTTGTCCATTCTGTCTGGTCCTCAGCATCCTCTGAGGCTTTGTGGGAAGCTTCCCATGGTGGGTGTCCAAGCCCAAGGAGTGATTTTGCAGTTAGACATGAgcaagctgtggctgcccctggatccctggaagtgtccagggccaggttggatggtgcttggagcaacctgggctagtggaaggtgtccctgcccacgacagggagtggaactggatgatccttaaggtcccttccaacccaaaccattccatgattctacgaCCGATTGTACGAAAACAAAGCGCCTTTATCTTGTCCTTCCGCTCCCTCTCTGCTGACGGTAGAGTTTGACCcactctgcttttctctccccccctTTCCCGCCTCTCCACAGGGTTTCCAGATCCCCAAAGGCTGGAGTGTGATGTACAGCATCCGGGACACCCATGACACCGCCCCGGTCTTCAAGGACGTGGACGTGTTCGACCCCGAGCGCTTCGAGCAGGGCCGGAGCGAAGACAAGGACGGCAGGTTCCACTACCTCCCCTTCGGAGGAGGAGTACGGACCTGTCTGGGGAAGCACCTGGCCAAGCTTTTCCTCAAGGCCCTGGCCATCGAGCTGGCCAGCACCAGCCGCTTCGAGCTCGCCACCAGGACTTTCCCCAAAATCACCCTGGTGCCCGTGGTCCACCCGGTTGACGGACTCAAGGTCAAGTTCTTCGGACTGGATTCCAACCAGAACGAGATCCTGGCGGGGACAGACGCCATGCTGGGGGCCACCGTGTAACGCCCACGCCGCGGCGGCGCCAGGGACGGAGGGGCGGGGTGGGGGCGAGGGATGgacaggaggggaggagagaaaggGCTGAGGAGCTTCTCCACCACGCAGAGCCTCCGGATCTCGGgacttttccccccccctctccccccggGTGAAGCTGCCGAAAGCCTTCTGCTCTTCCCGTGGAAGGGGCGCGGAGAAGGTGTTTTTTTCGGGGGATGCCGTGGCGCGCCTCGGTTCGTCCGGAAAGGAGGGAGACCCGCGGAAAAACCCGAGTCGAGCTGGGATGTCTGACCGTACACAGTAtctaaatattataaatatatatatataaatatctataaaaCACTTCTGCTGCGAGGAGGAGCGCTGGCGAAGGCCCGACTGCGGGGAAGGCTTTGGAAATCGGCCGAGGGTCGGAGGTCTGGTGTCCCGGGGCGGCTCCCGGCTGACCTCTGATCTTCCTTTTAACAGTGTTAAATTAGCTGGTGATAACagtgtttctttggttttatttttttttttgaggtttttttttgtccctttgtTTGGTTGTGTTGTTTGTTCCGGGGCGTTGGAGGCTTTCCTTGGTGAGGGGGAGACAAGAGGTGCCCGTTCCCATCCCCTCTCCCGCTGGTGCCGgggcaggctgggaaggggccgAGGGGGGAGCTGTTGTTTCAGACCGAAAAACCCT contains these protein-coding regions:
- the LOC135413663 gene encoding cytochrome P450 26B1, which codes for MLFASFDLVSALATLAACLVSLTLLLAVSQQLWQLRWAATRDKTCKLPIPKGSMGFPLIGETFHWLLQGSCFQSSRREKYGNVFKTHLLGRPLVRVTGAENVRKILMGEHHLVSTEWPRSTRMLLGPNTVANSIGDIHRHKRKVFSKIFSHEALESYLPKIQLVIKDTLRAWSSNPEPINVYHEAQKLTFRMAIRVLLGFRIPDEELGRLFEVYQQFVENVFSLPVDLPFSGYRRGIRARETLQKGLEKAIQEKLQNTQGKDYADALDILIESGKEHGKELTMQELKDGTLELIFAAYATTASASTSLIMQLLKHPRVLEKLREELRSKGILHNGCICEGSLRLDNISSLHYLDCVIKEVLRLFTPISGGYRTVLQTFELDGFQIPKGWSVMYSIRDTHDTAPVFKDVDVFDPERFEQGRSEDKDGRFHYLPFGGGVRTCLGKHLAKLFLKALAIELASTSRFELATRTFPKITLVPVVHPVDGLKVKFFGLDSNQNEILAGTDAMLGATV